The following are encoded in a window of Halosolutus halophilus genomic DNA:
- a CDS encoding ABC transporter substrate-binding protein, translating to MSFRSSRRNLLTTIGVAGCGGLAGCLSSIPGRNVDDGDGGGTDRTLKIGVMQPISGGLGSVGKPIRDAALLPIEQVRDQIALGIDYEVADTETSARAGVEKAARLVEAGYPMVNGPAASNVTLQATQQVLIPRRVVSCSPASTSPTITALNDAGLVYRTALSDSLQAAVLAEQASTDLGRENAATLYVNNDYGWQLSRAFTRSFRNSHNGTVSVQVPVETGRDSYTEAIERATADDPELMIVIGYPKTGAQLFDDLIGGGYEGDILVTDGLRDGGLHEATDHSIDGIRGVAAANAGPREDDFVQMFKDTYDAEPGIFTAHAYDATAVLLLANAFAGQNDGAAIRNAMQRVTWGPGEVIYPKQLPKGLELAAQGENVEYRGASSSIVFDEYGDVEDATFEYWKFDESADSGITEIDRVST from the coding sequence ATGTCGTTCCGATCGAGTCGACGGAATCTACTGACAACCATCGGGGTCGCTGGGTGCGGCGGCCTCGCCGGCTGTCTCAGTTCCATTCCCGGACGTAACGTCGACGACGGAGACGGTGGTGGCACGGATCGTACGCTCAAAATTGGGGTGATGCAGCCGATCAGCGGAGGTCTCGGTTCTGTGGGGAAACCGATTCGAGACGCCGCATTACTTCCGATCGAACAGGTCCGAGACCAAATCGCTCTCGGGATCGATTACGAGGTCGCGGACACGGAGACGTCCGCGAGGGCCGGAGTCGAGAAGGCTGCTCGCCTCGTCGAAGCCGGGTATCCGATGGTCAACGGGCCGGCGGCCTCCAACGTGACGTTACAGGCGACCCAGCAGGTGCTCATTCCCCGCCGAGTCGTCAGTTGTTCGCCGGCGTCGACGTCGCCGACGATCACGGCGTTGAACGATGCCGGACTCGTCTATCGGACCGCCCTCTCCGACTCACTGCAGGCAGCCGTCCTCGCCGAACAGGCGTCGACGGACCTGGGTCGCGAGAACGCGGCCACGCTCTACGTGAACAACGACTACGGCTGGCAGCTAAGTCGGGCGTTCACCCGGTCGTTCCGGAACTCCCACAACGGGACGGTCTCCGTACAGGTCCCCGTCGAAACCGGACGGGACTCCTACACCGAAGCCATCGAGCGGGCGACGGCCGACGATCCGGAACTCATGATCGTGATCGGCTACCCCAAGACGGGTGCGCAGTTGTTCGACGACCTGATCGGCGGCGGCTACGAGGGTGACATTCTGGTCACCGACGGACTGCGAGACGGCGGTCTCCACGAGGCGACCGACCACTCGATCGACGGAATCCGAGGCGTCGCAGCGGCCAACGCCGGACCCAGGGAGGACGACTTCGTACAGATGTTCAAGGACACCTACGACGCCGAACCGGGAATCTTCACGGCCCACGCCTACGATGCGACGGCCGTCCTATTACTCGCGAACGCCTTCGCCGGGCAGAACGACGGGGCGGCGATCAGGAACGCGATGCAGCGGGTAACCTGGGGCCCCGGCGAGGTAATCTACCCGAAACAGCTCCCGAAAGGACTCGAACTCGCAGCGCAGGGGGAGAACGTCGAGTATCGTGGGGCCTCGAGTTCGATCGTCTTCGACGAGTACGGCGACGTGGAGGACGCAACGTTCGAGTACTGGAAGTTCGACGAGAGTGCGGACAGCGGAATTACCGAAATCGACAGGGTGAGTACGTGA
- a CDS encoding DUF373 family protein: MLLVLCVDLDDDLGRKTGFSTPVIGRDAVEDAAVALATADPEDSDANVIFQGLHIYDDLDERDESVAVAVVTGNDDGDVQANREVGEEVDTVLASLSTAEDVTALVVTDGAQDESVIPIIRSRVPIDGVRRVVVRQAQNLESMYYTFKQVLDDPETRGTVLIPLGILLLIYPLALIGTLLDMPGFFLGTTSALLGLYLISRGLGLGDRLDATVERARRSLYAGRTTLLAYVVAAALLVIGGVSGLDALEAKQASTVGEVGVFVQLAALVFGSIQWFAAAGITTSLGQITDEYIAGTLEWRYLNAPFYVLAMAIVLHAVSAFFLDEVGIAYLAAALTAGTLLGIVSTLTFAVAESRFSEGGRQPDSASR, encoded by the coding sequence ATGCTGCTGGTCCTGTGTGTCGACCTCGACGACGACCTCGGTCGAAAGACCGGTTTCTCGACGCCCGTCATCGGTCGCGACGCCGTCGAGGACGCAGCCGTCGCGCTCGCGACCGCGGACCCCGAGGACTCCGATGCCAACGTGATCTTCCAGGGGTTGCACATCTACGACGACCTCGACGAGCGCGACGAGAGCGTCGCCGTCGCGGTCGTCACCGGCAACGACGACGGTGACGTCCAGGCCAACCGCGAGGTTGGCGAGGAGGTCGACACCGTCCTCGCGAGCCTCTCGACCGCCGAGGACGTCACCGCGCTCGTGGTCACCGACGGCGCACAGGACGAATCCGTCATCCCGATCATCCGATCGCGGGTCCCGATCGACGGCGTTCGCCGGGTCGTCGTCAGGCAGGCCCAGAACCTGGAGTCGATGTACTACACGTTCAAACAGGTGCTGGACGACCCGGAGACGCGAGGGACGGTGTTGATCCCGCTGGGAATCCTCCTGCTTATCTACCCCCTCGCGCTGATCGGCACCCTGCTGGACATGCCGGGGTTCTTTCTCGGGACGACCTCTGCCCTGCTCGGTCTCTATCTCATCTCGCGGGGGCTCGGGCTGGGCGACCGGCTCGACGCGACCGTCGAACGGGCCCGCCGATCGCTCTATGCCGGCCGGACCACGCTGCTCGCGTACGTCGTCGCGGCCGCCTTGCTGGTCATCGGCGGCGTCAGCGGGCTGGACGCCCTCGAGGCGAAACAGGCGTCGACGGTAGGCGAAGTCGGCGTCTTCGTCCAGCTCGCGGCGCTCGTGTTCGGTTCGATCCAGTGGTTCGCCGCCGCCGGGATCACCACGAGCCTCGGCCAGATCACCGACGAGTACATCGCAGGGACCCTCGAGTGGCGATACCTCAACGCCCCGTTTTACGTCCTCGCGATGGCGATCGTCCTCCACGCGGTGAGTGCGTTCTTCCTGGACGAGGTCGGGATCGCGTACCTCGCGGCGGCGCTCACGGCCGGCACGCTGCTCGGGATCGTGAGCACGCTCACCTTCGCCGTCGCCGAATCTAGATTCTCCGAGGGCGGTCGACAGCCCGACAGCGCGTCGCGGTGA
- a CDS encoding TRAM domain-containing protein: MADCPLADDCPSFSERISGMGCQHYGDRGGKEWCNHYSQPIEDLKTQPVKPGEEVVVDVVDMHESGAGVGRTEDGFIVMVDGVLPEARARVEITRVHSNHARAEELELLPMDDEESDDTDELADDEDDADGADESDAEADEDESDPATRRERLGSRENFWGS; encoded by the coding sequence ATGGCAGACTGTCCACTCGCCGATGACTGTCCGAGCTTTTCCGAACGGATCTCCGGAATGGGGTGTCAACATTACGGCGACCGGGGTGGCAAGGAGTGGTGTAATCACTACAGCCAGCCGATCGAGGATCTGAAGACCCAGCCGGTCAAACCGGGCGAAGAGGTCGTTGTCGACGTCGTCGACATGCACGAGAGCGGTGCCGGCGTCGGGCGAACCGAGGATGGGTTCATCGTGATGGTCGACGGCGTCCTCCCGGAAGCGCGTGCTCGCGTCGAGATCACCCGGGTCCACAGCAACCATGCACGCGCAGAGGAACTCGAACTCCTGCCGATGGACGACGAGGAGTCGGACGACACGGACGAACTCGCGGACGACGAAGACGACGCCGACGGCGCCGACGAGTCGGACGCGGAGGCCGACGAGGACGAGTCCGACCCGGCCACCCGTCGCGAACGACTCGGCAGTCGCGAGAACTTCTGGGGATCCTGA
- a CDS encoding polyprenyl synthetase family protein produces the protein MELLERRRALIEERLVDVVEGVDPETLSEEVRHVTLSGGKRVRPMVTILACETVGGSAEDAVDFGVGIELVHNASLVVDDIIDRSELRRGTTSAWTEFGHGPAIIASDGLLGEAFALFSADPNATQVVAEAMVELGIGEATELSAKPTNEGEYMTLARRKTGALFRAAAELGAIAAGSDPFTVEALGEYAERVGVAFQIRDDVLDAVADADDLGKPTGHDAALERPSVVQVTDLTPEEANERAQTEADRAIDALDRVDVVDREARGYLQELAEFVVERER, from the coding sequence ATGGAACTTCTGGAGCGCCGTCGGGCGCTGATCGAGGAGCGCCTCGTCGACGTCGTCGAGGGAGTCGATCCCGAGACGCTCAGCGAAGAAGTTCGGCACGTCACGCTCTCCGGAGGGAAGCGCGTTCGACCGATGGTCACCATCCTCGCCTGCGAGACCGTCGGCGGGTCGGCCGAAGACGCCGTCGATTTCGGCGTCGGGATCGAACTCGTCCACAACGCCTCGCTGGTCGTCGACGACATCATCGATCGCTCCGAGTTACGGCGCGGGACGACCAGTGCGTGGACCGAGTTCGGTCACGGGCCGGCGATCATCGCCAGCGACGGGCTCCTGGGAGAGGCGTTCGCGCTGTTCTCCGCGGACCCGAACGCCACGCAGGTCGTCGCCGAGGCGATGGTGGAACTCGGGATCGGCGAGGCGACCGAGCTGTCGGCCAAGCCGACGAACGAAGGGGAGTACATGACCCTCGCGAGGCGAAAAACCGGCGCGCTGTTCCGGGCGGCGGCCGAACTCGGCGCGATCGCCGCCGGCTCGGATCCCTTCACCGTCGAGGCGCTCGGCGAGTACGCCGAACGCGTCGGGGTCGCCTTCCAGATCAGGGACGACGTGCTCGACGCGGTCGCCGACGCGGACGACCTCGGCAAGCCGACCGGCCACGACGCCGCCCTCGAGCGGCCCTCGGTCGTCCAGGTGACCGACCTCACCCCCGAGGAGGCGAACGAACGGGCACAGACGGAAGCCGATCGGGCCATCGACGCGCTCGATCGGGTCGACGTCGTCGACCGAGAGGCTCGCGGCTACTTGCAGGAACTGGCGGAGTTCGTGGTCGAGCGGGAGCGCTGA
- a CDS encoding electron transfer flavoprotein subunit alpha/FixB family protein — translation MTDVLAVTDHRRGDLRDVSYEIITAGRQLADETGGDLHLAVISGTVDEFADKLDRDGVDVIHTVDEGEEFNHNVYTQAVVQLYDDLAPQYVLTPNSVNGLDYAPAVANRLGLPIVTDTVDLDTDGETLIATREMYGGKVETTSELADNAVVTIRGAEWPAAEGTGDAAIEAFDADIDEDAIGSSVNGFEEVAGGDVDISEADVLVSVGRGIEEEDNIPIIEDLADALDATVSSSRPIVDNGWLPKNRQVGQSGKVVTPDVYIAIGISGAVQHVAGMKGSDTIVAINTDPNAPIMDIADYAIHDDLFDVVPALTEEFGG, via the coding sequence ATGACGGACGTCCTCGCGGTCACGGACCACCGCCGCGGCGACCTGCGCGACGTCAGCTACGAGATCATCACCGCCGGTCGCCAGCTCGCAGACGAAACCGGTGGCGACCTCCACCTCGCCGTCATCAGCGGCACCGTCGACGAGTTCGCCGACAAACTCGATCGCGACGGCGTCGACGTCATCCACACCGTCGACGAGGGCGAGGAGTTCAACCACAACGTCTACACGCAGGCGGTCGTCCAGCTGTACGACGACCTCGCCCCGCAGTACGTCCTCACGCCCAACAGCGTCAACGGCCTCGACTACGCGCCCGCCGTCGCCAACCGCCTCGGCCTGCCGATCGTCACCGACACCGTCGACCTCGATACCGACGGCGAGACGCTGATCGCGACCCGCGAGATGTACGGTGGCAAGGTCGAGACGACGTCCGAACTCGCCGACAACGCCGTCGTCACCATTCGCGGTGCCGAGTGGCCCGCCGCAGAGGGGACCGGTGACGCCGCGATCGAGGCCTTCGACGCCGACATCGACGAGGACGCGATCGGATCGTCTGTCAACGGCTTCGAGGAAGTCGCCGGCGGCGACGTCGACATCAGCGAGGCCGACGTGCTCGTCTCCGTCGGCCGCGGGATCGAAGAGGAGGACAACATCCCGATCATCGAGGACCTCGCCGACGCGCTCGACGCGACGGTCTCGTCCTCGCGCCCGATCGTCGACAACGGCTGGCTGCCCAAGAACCGCCAGGTCGGCCAGTCCGGAAAGGTCGTCACGCCCGACGTCTACATCGCGATCGGCATCTCCGGCGCCGTCCAGCACGTCGCCGGCATGAAAGGATCCGACACGATCGTCGCGATCAACACGGACCCCAACGCGCCGATCATGGACATCGCCGACTACGCGATCCACGACGACCTCTTCGACGTCGTGCCGGCACTCACGGAAGAGTTCGGCGGATAA
- a CDS encoding helix-turn-helix transcriptional regulator, which yields MPESSVTTRSQSVTGSPSLAAAQSSLAPADPKQVFRINVTSTGDATWTIQSRFLLTTEEEEAAFAEYADAISSGKRDATYDMQQFETFRQDAQTETNREMRLENAGWDEPRIVSPEEAGIESTAQQTDGDSEVRVGVISYSFTWTNFATVDEDRIYFGDAFQTDTGVWMSLTDGQRLVIESPSGYALETPTTLKWDGPHQFTGDELEIVFVRSAGNGFVFGISKWMVAAVLGFVVVGTGGYFLARRAPSIDLPPPLDHFVERLAGLPIVAHLGRIYSRVFARSGRGDSDALSTTDTDGGTFQSTHESATAPGGPDTTAPSGTELEFEEIDPELLSDEERVHRMLKRNGGRMKQASIVKETGWSNAKVSQLLSQMDDDGEIEKLRIGRENLITLPDVDPTEVN from the coding sequence GTGCCGGAATCGTCCGTCACGACGCGTTCACAGTCGGTAACCGGTTCTCCGAGTCTGGCGGCCGCCCAGTCCTCGCTCGCTCCCGCCGATCCGAAGCAGGTGTTCCGGATCAACGTCACCAGTACGGGTGACGCGACGTGGACGATACAGAGTCGGTTCCTCCTGACTACCGAGGAGGAGGAAGCGGCGTTCGCCGAGTACGCCGACGCGATTTCGAGCGGAAAAAGGGACGCAACGTACGATATGCAGCAATTCGAGACGTTCCGGCAGGACGCACAGACAGAGACGAACCGGGAGATGCGTCTCGAGAACGCCGGTTGGGACGAACCGCGCATCGTCTCCCCCGAGGAAGCGGGAATCGAGTCGACTGCCCAGCAGACCGACGGCGATTCGGAGGTCCGGGTCGGCGTCATCTCTTACTCGTTCACCTGGACGAACTTCGCGACCGTCGACGAAGATCGGATTTACTTCGGAGACGCCTTCCAGACCGACACGGGCGTCTGGATGTCGTTGACCGATGGGCAGCGACTGGTCATCGAATCGCCGTCCGGCTACGCTCTCGAGACGCCGACCACGCTCAAGTGGGACGGACCACATCAGTTCACCGGTGACGAACTCGAGATCGTATTCGTCCGTAGCGCCGGTAACGGTTTCGTGTTCGGGATTTCGAAGTGGATGGTCGCCGCCGTCCTCGGCTTCGTCGTCGTCGGAACTGGCGGCTATTTCCTCGCACGCCGAGCGCCGAGTATCGACCTTCCACCGCCGCTCGATCACTTCGTCGAACGCCTGGCCGGCCTTCCGATCGTCGCCCACCTCGGTCGGATCTACTCGCGGGTCTTCGCTCGAAGCGGACGGGGCGATTCCGACGCGTTGTCCACCACCGACACCGACGGAGGAACGTTTCAGTCGACCCACGAGTCGGCAACTGCCCCCGGTGGTCCCGACACGACGGCTCCATCCGGAACGGAACTCGAGTTCGAAGAGATCGACCCCGAACTCCTGAGCGACGAGGAGCGCGTCCACCGAATGCTCAAGCGAAACGGTGGGCGAATGAAGCAGGCCTCGATCGTCAAGGAAACCGGCTGGTCGAACGCCAAGGTCTCGCAACTGCTCTCACAGATGGACGACGACGGCGAGATCGAGAAACTTCGGATCGGCCGCGAGAATCTGATCACGCTGCCGGACGTCGATCCAACCGAGGTCAACTGA
- a CDS encoding methyl-accepting chemotaxis protein, translated as MTKLEELVPSFIRRRYLVKFVVSILAVVLVIGAVGAVSYAEIDGTVRTESNDQLESTAELQANSIGEWVGTMRVQTRTASTSPVLQDGDPQEVQGRIIEEQARMSVDVRAIHYVDTETGEVVTSTNAELRGESFADVDEPWTEADLAGELVFDEAVWNSEQAFESDSLGDQVMAFASPVPERDDRVVVVIGTLEYRVEQLHQEGAAGSTAIIDEDGDAVLQAEQESIDEISFDDDATEAALGGRVTRIESNDYVQAYVPVGATQWVAVTSVPTEQAYGVATDVGTNVIVMVLVSLLTLGVVGAILGRQTVVPLAELRDRTEEMEAGNLDVDLETSRTDEIGRLYNGFDNMRTSLREQIVEAESAREDAEQARAETESINRHLESKADEYRDVMAQCAAGDLTQRLDPESESEAMADIARSFNSMVDELEETTANVKTFATEVATASEEVTTSAEEVRSASEQVTESVQEISDGADRQNQHLQAVSNEMSGLSTTTEQIAASSNEVADLAEQTAETGRYGREAAQEAIDGMHEIESESAETVAAIEALEEEMEQIDELVEFISDVAQQTNMLALNANIEASRGNAGEDGENGFSVVASQVKELAKDTKETAEDIEQRLERINERTDHTAAEVQKTADRISTHVDSVENAAAALDEIADYASQTNDGVQGISAATEEQAASTQEVVSMTSAAADISETTAQEAQHVAAAAEEQTSSLAEVSDSANSLAGQAARLSEALDRFETDRESRSWASETGTELAFEDGADGSVDEDDDTAEADDADSATTESESGASEPERTDDPFSFDQVDES; from the coding sequence ATGACGAAACTCGAAGAACTGGTACCGTCGTTCATCAGGCGACGGTATCTCGTGAAATTCGTGGTCTCGATTCTGGCTGTCGTCCTCGTCATTGGTGCAGTCGGCGCCGTCAGCTACGCCGAAATCGACGGGACGGTCCGGACCGAGTCGAACGATCAGCTCGAATCGACCGCCGAGTTACAGGCGAACTCGATCGGCGAATGGGTCGGAACGATGCGCGTCCAGACGCGAACGGCGTCGACGTCGCCCGTCCTCCAGGACGGCGATCCACAGGAGGTCCAGGGCAGGATCATCGAAGAGCAAGCGCGAATGTCCGTCGACGTGCGGGCGATCCACTACGTCGATACGGAGACCGGCGAAGTGGTCACCAGTACCAACGCCGAACTCCGCGGCGAGTCGTTCGCCGATGTCGACGAACCGTGGACGGAGGCGGACCTCGCGGGCGAACTGGTGTTCGACGAGGCGGTCTGGAACTCCGAGCAGGCATTCGAGTCGGACTCCCTCGGCGATCAGGTGATGGCCTTCGCCAGCCCGGTTCCGGAACGCGACGATCGCGTCGTCGTCGTCATCGGCACGCTCGAGTACCGCGTCGAGCAACTCCACCAGGAGGGCGCGGCAGGTTCGACGGCCATCATCGACGAGGACGGTGACGCGGTACTGCAGGCCGAGCAGGAGTCGATCGACGAGATATCGTTCGACGACGACGCCACGGAAGCCGCCCTCGGCGGACGAGTGACCCGGATCGAATCCAACGACTACGTCCAGGCGTACGTTCCGGTCGGTGCCACCCAGTGGGTCGCCGTCACGAGTGTCCCGACCGAACAGGCCTACGGCGTCGCGACCGACGTCGGCACCAACGTCATCGTGATGGTGCTCGTCAGTCTGCTCACGCTCGGTGTCGTGGGGGCCATCCTGGGGCGTCAGACCGTCGTCCCGCTGGCCGAGTTGCGCGATCGGACCGAAGAGATGGAGGCAGGAAATCTCGACGTCGACCTCGAGACGTCCCGGACCGACGAGATCGGCCGGTTGTACAACGGCTTCGACAACATGCGCACGTCGCTGCGCGAACAGATCGTGGAGGCCGAATCCGCTCGGGAGGACGCCGAACAGGCCCGCGCCGAGACCGAGTCGATCAACCGGCATCTCGAGTCGAAAGCAGACGAGTACCGCGACGTGATGGCACAGTGTGCCGCCGGCGATCTGACCCAGCGACTCGATCCCGAGAGCGAGAGCGAGGCGATGGCCGACATCGCCCGCTCGTTCAACTCGATGGTCGACGAACTCGAGGAGACGACCGCGAACGTCAAGACGTTCGCCACCGAGGTGGCGACGGCGAGCGAAGAGGTGACGACGAGCGCGGAAGAGGTCAGATCGGCCTCCGAGCAGGTGACCGAGTCGGTCCAGGAGATCTCCGACGGCGCGGATCGACAGAACCAGCATCTGCAGGCGGTCTCGAACGAAATGAGCGGGCTCTCGACGACGACCGAGCAGATCGCGGCGTCGTCGAACGAGGTCGCCGACCTCGCCGAGCAGACCGCCGAAACGGGCCGGTACGGACGCGAAGCGGCACAGGAAGCGATCGACGGGATGCACGAGATCGAATCGGAGTCGGCCGAAACCGTCGCCGCCATCGAGGCGCTCGAGGAGGAGATGGAGCAGATCGACGAACTGGTCGAGTTCATCTCTGACGTCGCACAGCAGACGAACATGCTCGCCCTGAACGCCAACATCGAGGCTTCACGCGGCAATGCCGGCGAAGACGGCGAGAACGGGTTCTCCGTCGTCGCGTCCCAGGTCAAAGAGCTCGCGAAGGACACGAAAGAGACCGCCGAGGACATCGAGCAGCGACTGGAGCGGATCAACGAGCGGACCGACCACACGGCGGCGGAGGTCCAGAAGACCGCCGATCGCATCTCGACGCACGTCGACTCCGTCGAGAACGCTGCGGCAGCGCTCGACGAGATCGCGGACTACGCGAGCCAGACCAACGACGGCGTGCAGGGAATCTCCGCTGCGACCGAGGAACAGGCCGCCTCGACGCAGGAAGTCGTCTCGATGACGTCGGCTGCGGCCGACATCTCGGAGACGACGGCACAGGAAGCCCAGCACGTGGCGGCGGCAGCGGAGGAGCAGACGTCGTCCCTCGCCGAAGTGTCGGATAGCGCGAACTCGCTCGCCGGACAGGCGGCCCGCCTGAGCGAGGCGCTCGACCGCTTCGAGACCGATCGAGAGTCCCGGTCCTGGGCTTCGGAGACCGGCACCGAACTGGCCTTCGAGGACGGTGCCGACGGATCGGTCGACGAGGACGACGACACGGCCGAAGCCGACGACGCGGACTCCGCCACGACGGAGTCCGAATCCGGCGCGTCAGAGCCCGAACGAACCGACGACCCGTTCTCGTTCGATCAGGTCGACGAGTCGTAG
- a CDS encoding radical SAM protein, which produces MISRGCEQCAKGGKMVLFVYGYCDQRDCFYCPLGKNRKNVTDVYANERLVETDADVLEEAHRMDALGTSITGGEPQEALDRTCHYLELLKDEFGEDHHTHLYTGITGGRENMRRLSDAGLDEIRFHPPYEQWGDLHGTEWEDILYVARDEGLTPAFEIPGIRAEEEFLEFLDEGAADFCNVNEFEMSDGNYRRMQEQGFELKEDHMSAVDGDREEILDVMGDHEKVYFCTSVFKDAAQHRRRLKRMARNIRREFDDITDDGTLVYGKTTAAPERFEELGVPEEFYTVKTNHVEVAWWLLEEMIDEGDLDEGEIVEQYPTYDGQVVERTPLA; this is translated from the coding sequence ATGATCTCCAGGGGCTGTGAGCAGTGCGCGAAAGGCGGCAAGATGGTGCTGTTCGTCTACGGCTACTGCGACCAGCGCGACTGCTTTTACTGCCCGCTCGGCAAGAACCGGAAGAACGTCACCGACGTCTACGCCAACGAACGCCTCGTCGAGACCGACGCGGACGTCCTCGAGGAGGCCCACCGGATGGACGCCCTCGGAACGTCCATCACCGGCGGCGAGCCACAGGAGGCCCTCGATCGGACCTGCCACTACCTCGAACTGCTGAAAGACGAGTTCGGCGAGGACCACCACACGCACCTCTACACCGGAATCACCGGCGGTCGCGAGAACATGCGCCGCCTCTCCGATGCCGGCCTCGACGAGATTCGGTTCCACCCGCCGTACGAACAGTGGGGTGACCTCCACGGCACCGAGTGGGAGGACATCCTCTACGTCGCTCGTGACGAAGGGCTCACCCCCGCGTTCGAGATTCCCGGCATTCGGGCCGAAGAGGAGTTCCTCGAGTTCTTGGACGAAGGGGCCGCGGACTTTTGTAACGTCAACGAGTTCGAGATGAGCGACGGCAACTACCGCCGGATGCAGGAACAGGGGTTCGAACTCAAGGAGGACCACATGAGTGCGGTGGACGGCGATCGAGAGGAAATCCTCGACGTGATGGGAGACCACGAGAAGGTCTACTTCTGTACGTCGGTGTTCAAAGACGCCGCCCAGCACCGTCGCCGCCTGAAGCGGATGGCCAGGAACATCCGCCGCGAGTTCGACGATATCACGGACGACGGCACGCTCGTCTACGGGAAGACGACGGCCGCGCCGGAACGGTTCGAGGAACTCGGCGTTCCCGAGGAGTTCTACACCGTCAAAACGAACCACGTCGAGGTCGCGTGGTGGCTGCTCGAGGAGATGATCGACGAAGGCGATCTCGACGAGGGAGAGATCGTCGAACAGTACCCGACGTACGACGGGCAGGTCGTCGAGCGGACGCCGTTAGCGTAG
- a CDS encoding electron transfer flavoprotein subunit beta/FixA family protein has protein sequence MKILVTVKEVATVEDEFEIEGTTIADEYLGADLNEWDDYAIEEAVQLQEDGIADEVVTVTIGPEDCEQTIRQALAKGADRAVRVWDDALEDVDLLDVGAKTEILQAVVEEEDPDLVLTGVQAGDDSFAATGVSLAEDLDFEWGAVVNHLEHDFDDGIASVRRELEGGVEELTEIELPAVLTIQTGINEPRYASLRGIRQAQRKELDVQSLADIGVDESAIESQLELTDMYEPESESDVTIWEGSAEETASELGDLLREKGVAP, from the coding sequence ATGAAAATCCTCGTTACGGTCAAAGAGGTTGCGACCGTCGAAGACGAGTTCGAGATCGAGGGAACCACCATCGCCGACGAGTACCTCGGTGCCGACCTCAACGAGTGGGACGACTACGCCATCGAAGAGGCCGTCCAGCTCCAGGAAGACGGCATCGCCGACGAAGTCGTCACGGTGACGATCGGTCCCGAAGACTGCGAACAGACCATTCGCCAGGCGCTCGCGAAGGGTGCCGATCGCGCCGTTCGCGTCTGGGACGACGCCCTCGAGGACGTCGACCTGCTCGACGTCGGCGCGAAGACGGAGATCCTGCAGGCCGTCGTCGAAGAAGAGGATCCCGACCTCGTGCTGACGGGCGTCCAGGCCGGCGACGACAGCTTCGCCGCGACCGGCGTCTCGCTGGCCGAAGACCTCGACTTCGAGTGGGGTGCCGTCGTCAACCACCTCGAACACGACTTCGACGACGGAATCGCCTCGGTCCGCCGCGAACTCGAAGGCGGCGTCGAGGAGCTCACCGAGATCGAACTCCCCGCCGTGCTGACGATCCAGACGGGGATCAACGAGCCGCGCTACGCCAGCCTGCGGGGCATCCGCCAGGCACAGCGCAAGGAACTCGACGTCCAGAGCCTCGCCGACATCGGCGTCGACGAGAGCGCGATCGAGTCCCAGCTCGAACTGACTGACATGTACGAACCCGAGAGCGAGAGCGACGTCACGATCTGGGAAGGCAGTGCCGAGGAGACGGCGTCGGAGCTCGGTGACCTGCTCCGCGAGAAGGGGGTGGCACCATGA